GACGCGCAGCGCGCCTGGCTCGCCGGCCATGCCGACGCAGACGGCTACGTGTTCCACGACCTGACCCCGGAGCTTCGAAGCGCCGCGGCGAACCCGCGCCCGTCGAACCTGCTGTACGATCCGACCACGATGCATTTTTCTGCCCGCGGTCATGAGGTCGTAGCCGAAGCATTCGCAGGCTTTCTCGCCGATCGCGGTATTTCGGGAAAGAAATAACCCGGCGGCCGGTGCGGGGGCGTCGGCGTGCGAGTCGTTCCGCAGCGAAGCGAGGACTAAAGCGAGCGCGCCGATGCCCCCGTGCCGGACGCCGCGCACGATCGGAACGCAACGCGCTCGCGTCAGGTCGGCTGCGGTGCCGCCGGCCGAGGCCGGTCGTGGCGCTTCAGTCGCACCGCAAAGAAGCCGTCGATGCCGTGCCGGTGCGGAAAGGTTCGCATGGTTCCACCGGCATCGGCGAGCGCCGCGACGACCGGCGGCAGCGTGGCGGCTCCTTCCTGCTCGAATTCGGGATGCGCCTCGAGAAAATCGCGAACGACATCTTCGTTCTCGGTGCGCGCGATCGTGCACGTCGAGTAGACGAGCCGTCCGCCCTGGCGCACGCGCTGCGAGGCGGCCTCGAGGATCGATCGCTGCCGGCCGGCAAGATCCCGGAGATCCGCGGGCGAGCGGCGCCAGCGGATCTCGGGATGCTGGCGTAACGTGCCGAGACCGGAGCACGGTGCGTCGGCGAGCACGGCATCAAAAGTCCCGGCGATTGCGCCGAGCTCCTCGATCCCGCAATCGAGAAAACGCACTTTCTGCTGGATGCCCGCGTTCTCGAGCGAGATGCGGACGCGCTCGTCGGCGCGCGGCGCGGGGTCGCACGCGACGACGCTTCCACGCAGTCCGACCTTCGCGGCGATCGCCGCGGTCTTTCCGCCGGGCGCCGCGCACGCGTCGAGGATTTTCTCGCCCGGCCGCGGATCGAGCAGCTCGACGACGAGCTGCGACGCTTCGCCCTGAACCACGGTAAGGCCTTCGAACTGCCGGACCGCGCCGCCGACGACGATCG
This Candidatus Limnocylindrales bacterium DNA region includes the following protein-coding sequences:
- the rsmB gene encoding 16S rRNA (cytosine(967)-C(5))-methyltransferase RsmB — translated: MATDPRRLAADVLVAVDGGQWSDEALARAYDTLRMNEADRALATILVYGTIARQRTLDHTIQAWADRPIEKIDQVVLIALRLGLFQMAFLDRIPDHAAVMTSVDLVVRRAASARGFVNALLRRAQREGLAPAPDAPEETRLGVMHSHPDWLVRMWLDELGETDAEALMEANNDAAPTCYRALGNRDAAVQAIRSAGFSVRAGTHASTSIVVGGAVRQFEGLTVVQGEASQLVVELLDPRPGEKILDACAAPGGKTAAIAAKVGLRGSVVACDPAPRADERVRISLENAGIQQKVRFLDCGIEELGAIAGTFDAVLADAPCSGLGTLRQHPEIRWRRSPADLRDLAGRQRSILEAASQRVRQGGRLVYSTCTIARTENEDVVRDFLEAHPEFEQEGAATLPPVVAALADAGGTMRTFPHRHGIDGFFAVRLKRHDRPRPAAPQPT